A genomic segment from Janibacter sp. DB-40 encodes:
- the recR gene encoding recombination mediator RecR: MYEGVVQDLIDELGRLPGVGPKSAQRIAFHLLQADPQDVQRLVQTLSEVKDKVSFCETCGNVAEGPQCRICADTRRDPSAICVVEEPKDVIAIERTREFRGRYHVLGGAISPMDGVGPDDLRFTELMSRLSDGSVAEVIIATDPNLEGEATASYTARLLSPFGIKVTRLASGLPVGGDLEYADEVTLGRAFEGRKLLDA, encoded by the coding sequence GTGTACGAAGGCGTGGTCCAGGACCTGATCGACGAGCTCGGCCGACTGCCCGGGGTCGGCCCCAAGAGTGCCCAGAGGATCGCCTTCCACCTCCTGCAGGCGGACCCGCAGGACGTCCAGCGGCTCGTCCAGACCCTCAGCGAGGTCAAGGACAAGGTCTCCTTCTGCGAGACCTGCGGCAACGTCGCCGAGGGCCCGCAGTGCCGCATCTGCGCGGACACCCGCCGCGACCCCAGCGCCATCTGCGTCGTCGAGGAGCCCAAGGACGTCATCGCGATCGAGCGCACCCGTGAGTTCCGTGGTCGCTACCACGTGCTCGGCGGCGCGATCTCCCCGATGGACGGCGTCGGCCCGGACGACCTGCGCTTCACCGAGCTGATGTCCCGGCTGTCCGACGGCAGCGTCGCCGAGGTGATCATCGCGACCGACCCGAACCTCGAGGGCGAGGCCACCGCGTCCTACACGGCCCGGCTGCTCTCCCCCTTCGGGATCAAGGTGACCCGCCTGGCCTCCGGGCTGCCCGTGGGCGGGGACCTCGAGTACGCCGACGAGGTCACCCTCGGTCGCGCGTTCGAAGGGAGGAAGCTGCTCGATGCCTGA
- a CDS encoding DNA polymerase III subunit gamma and tau: protein MSTALYRRYRPETFADVIGQEHVTEPLMQALRSGRVSHAYLFSGPRGCGKTTSARILARCLNCEQGPTPTPCGECDSCVALARGGAGSVDVIEIDAASHGGVDDARDLRERASFGPAQSRYKIYIIDEAHMVTPQGFNALLKIVEEPPEHVKFVFATTEPEKVIGTIRSRTHHYPFRLVPPARLQDYMEQLCTAEGVALEPGVLSFVVRAGGGSVRDSLSVLDQLIAGSDERGLTYDGAAALLGFTDDELLDRAVTAFGAGDAGAVFTVIDSVIETGLDPRRFVEDLLERFRDLIVIAAAPEGAAAILRGLPGDQIERMRQQSGVFGAASLSRAADIINAGLTEMTGATSPRVQLEIIAARVLLPAAAGESGYAARLDRLERRLDVGGVPTGEGGGPRSEDAAPARGDAPRQAAVSQRPAPGPQQDAPTAQAAPAAATSGRGPEHAATPQESAPREPAPQGRASEPRPTAHDVSAHAPAAAESQPPTPEPVPEQTAAHPDRGEPSVGGPGQPAAEEPAGTAATSSHIDVEALRRAWPDVLGRIYQMRRATWTFLSEHAQVLSYDGQRLVLGIATTGLANAFRNGSHAEVVRQALIDALGVDARVEGVPHQQSGQPPTGGGSQATYSPPPQSASAPAAAGGGGPTGPGEPRSRTAPADDVGVPSPTGGPSGGDWGSAPAAASSAPSWATAGPANGSEQASGPPSPSVPEPRAPHEPDDASVSDDDEDIVDAGAAGPAVIERILGGAVIREE, encoded by the coding sequence GTGAGCACCGCCCTGTACCGCCGCTACCGGCCAGAGACCTTCGCCGACGTCATCGGCCAGGAGCACGTCACCGAGCCGCTGATGCAGGCACTGCGCTCCGGGCGGGTCAGCCACGCCTACCTCTTCTCCGGGCCGCGCGGCTGTGGCAAGACGACGAGCGCCCGCATCCTCGCCCGCTGCCTCAACTGCGAGCAGGGACCCACCCCCACGCCGTGCGGTGAGTGCGACTCGTGCGTGGCGCTGGCCCGCGGGGGTGCCGGCTCCGTCGACGTCATCGAGATCGACGCGGCCAGCCACGGTGGTGTCGACGACGCGCGTGACCTGCGTGAGCGGGCGTCCTTCGGGCCGGCGCAGAGTCGCTACAAGATCTACATCATCGACGAGGCGCACATGGTGACGCCGCAGGGATTCAACGCCCTGCTGAAGATCGTCGAGGAGCCGCCGGAGCACGTGAAGTTCGTCTTCGCGACGACCGAGCCGGAGAAGGTCATCGGCACGATCCGCTCACGCACCCACCACTACCCCTTCCGCCTCGTGCCGCCGGCGCGGCTGCAGGACTACATGGAGCAGCTGTGCACCGCGGAGGGCGTGGCCCTGGAGCCCGGCGTGCTCTCCTTCGTCGTCCGGGCCGGCGGTGGGTCGGTCCGCGACTCCCTCTCCGTCCTCGACCAGCTGATCGCCGGCAGCGACGAGCGGGGGCTGACCTACGACGGGGCCGCCGCGCTTCTGGGCTTCACCGACGACGAGCTGCTCGATCGCGCGGTCACGGCCTTCGGCGCCGGCGACGCGGGAGCCGTCTTCACCGTCATCGACTCGGTCATCGAGACCGGCCTGGACCCGCGCCGCTTCGTCGAGGACCTGCTCGAGCGCTTCCGGGACCTCATCGTCATCGCGGCCGCGCCCGAGGGCGCCGCGGCGATCCTGCGTGGGCTGCCCGGTGACCAGATCGAGCGGATGCGTCAGCAGTCCGGAGTCTTCGGGGCCGCGTCGCTCTCCAGGGCGGCGGACATCATCAACGCCGGCCTGACCGAGATGACCGGTGCCACCTCCCCGCGCGTGCAGCTGGAGATCATCGCCGCCCGGGTGCTCCTGCCGGCCGCGGCCGGCGAGTCCGGCTACGCGGCCCGACTGGACCGCCTCGAGCGTCGTCTGGACGTGGGAGGAGTGCCCACGGGCGAAGGGGGCGGCCCCAGGAGCGAGGACGCAGCCCCGGCGAGGGGCGACGCACCGCGTCAGGCCGCCGTGTCCCAGCGCCCGGCGCCGGGCCCGCAGCAGGACGCCCCCACCGCGCAGGCTGCGCCTGCCGCTGCGACGAGCGGGCGGGGCCCGGAGCATGCGGCCACGCCGCAGGAGTCGGCCCCGCGGGAGCCGGCGCCGCAGGGGCGCGCGTCCGAACCACGCCCCACGGCGCACGACGTCTCCGCGCACGCGCCGGCCGCGGCCGAGTCGCAACCGCCGACACCGGAGCCGGTCCCGGAGCAGACCGCAGCGCACCCGGACCGCGGCGAGCCGTCGGTCGGCGGGCCCGGGCAGCCCGCGGCCGAGGAGCCGGCCGGGACCGCCGCGACGAGCAGCCACATCGACGTCGAGGCGCTGCGCCGGGCCTGGCCCGACGTCCTCGGGCGGATCTACCAGATGCGGCGGGCGACCTGGACCTTCCTGTCCGAGCACGCGCAGGTGCTCTCCTACGACGGCCAACGGCTCGTCCTCGGGATCGCGACGACCGGTCTGGCCAACGCCTTCCGCAACGGCTCCCACGCCGAGGTGGTCCGGCAGGCCCTCATCGACGCACTCGGGGTCGACGCCCGCGTCGAGGGCGTCCCGCACCAGCAGAGCGGCCAGCCGCCGACCGGTGGGGGCTCCCAGGCGACGTACTCACCACCGCCGCAGAGCGCGTCCGCGCCGGCCGCTGCCGGCGGAGGCGGACCCACCGGGCCGGGCGAACCCCGGTCCCGGACCGCTCCGGCGGATGACGTGGGCGTCCCGTCCCCGACCGGTGGACCCTCCGGTGGCGACTGGGGATCGGCGCCGGCGGCCGCCTCCTCCGCGCCCTCGTGGGCCACGGCCGGGCCGGCGAACGGGTCCGAGCAGGCGAGCGGGCCCCCTTCGCCGTCCGTCCCCGAGCCGCGCGCCCCGCACGAGCCGGACGATGCGTCGGTCAGCGACGACGACGAGGACATCGTCGATGCCGGTGCCGCCGGCCCGGCCGTCATCGAGCGGATCCTCGGCGGAGCGGTCATCCGCGAGGAGTGA
- a CDS encoding NADPH-dependent FMN reductase, giving the protein MKIAIILGSTRPGRFGKQVADWVLEQTEGRDDAEYELVDLADYDLDLLGEPVVPGAAKRQYENPKTVRWGKKIDEFDGFVFVTPEYNHGVPAALKNAFDVLFPEWVHKGVALVSYGADGGVRAVEHWRTILANPQMHVARGQVSFSTMLETTEAEDGSLVFAPAERRAKELRNLLAQLRKLTEATASLRP; this is encoded by the coding sequence GTGAAGATCGCCATCATCCTCGGCAGCACCCGCCCCGGTCGTTTCGGGAAGCAGGTCGCCGACTGGGTCCTCGAGCAGACCGAGGGCCGTGACGACGCCGAGTACGAGCTCGTGGACCTCGCGGACTACGACCTCGACCTCCTCGGTGAGCCCGTCGTCCCGGGTGCCGCCAAGCGGCAGTACGAGAACCCCAAGACCGTGCGCTGGGGGAAGAAGATCGACGAGTTCGACGGCTTCGTCTTCGTCACCCCGGAGTACAACCACGGCGTGCCCGCCGCGCTGAAGAACGCCTTCGACGTGCTCTTCCCGGAGTGGGTGCACAAGGGCGTCGCCCTCGTCTCCTACGGCGCGGACGGCGGGGTGCGCGCGGTCGAGCACTGGCGCACCATCCTCGCCAACCCGCAGATGCACGTCGCCCGGGGACAGGTCTCCTTCTCGACCATGCTCGAGACGACGGAGGCCGAGGACGGCAGCCTCGTCTTCGCCCCGGCCGAGCGTCGCGCCAAGGAGCTGCGCAACCTGCTCGCGCAGCTGCGCAAGCTGACCGAGGCCACCGCCTCCCTTCGCCCCTGA
- a CDS encoding DUF3817 domain-containing protein gives MTPPSPRRLFKTVATAEAVTWSLLLIGMFLKYVTQTTELGVRIGGMLHGVVFIAFVLVTLIVWVDQQWPTRRGLITLATAIPPLATLWTERWLDRDGHLGSAWRLGAKGEATSPPERLVSGALLRPGLAALVLVVAVALLTGVALFVGPPVPTS, from the coding sequence ATGACCCCTCCCTCCCCCCGCCGCCTGTTCAAGACGGTCGCCACCGCCGAGGCCGTGACGTGGTCCCTGCTGCTCATCGGCATGTTCCTCAAGTACGTCACGCAGACCACGGAGCTGGGTGTGCGCATCGGCGGGATGCTGCACGGGGTGGTCTTCATCGCCTTCGTCCTCGTGACGCTCATCGTGTGGGTGGACCAGCAGTGGCCCACCAGGCGCGGCCTCATCACCCTCGCCACGGCCATCCCACCGCTGGCGACGCTGTGGACCGAGCGCTGGCTCGACCGCGATGGCCACCTCGGCTCCGCGTGGCGTCTGGGGGCGAAGGGGGAGGCCACCTCTCCCCCGGAGCGGCTCGTCTCCGGCGCGCTGCTCCGCCCCGGACTGGCTGCGCTCGTCCTCGTCGTGGCCGTCGCGCTCCTCACCGGCGTGGCCCTCTTCGTGGGGCCGCCCGTCCCGACCTCCTGA
- a CDS encoding type II toxin-antitoxin system VapB family antitoxin — MIFQTVGDSRPYPDHGRTTPRDWADIPPRAVRLEQLTTTRSVLNLHDLLAEDSTYYGDLFPHVVAWHDRLYLEDGLHRALRAALVQKRPVLHARVLELPD, encoded by the coding sequence GTGATCTTCCAGACCGTCGGCGACTCCCGTCCCTACCCGGACCACGGTCGGACCACGCCACGCGACTGGGCGGACATCCCGCCGCGGGCCGTGCGCCTCGAGCAGCTCACGACGACCCGCAGCGTGCTCAACCTGCACGACCTGCTCGCCGAGGACTCCACCTACTACGGCGACCTCTTCCCGCACGTCGTGGCGTGGCACGACCGGCTGTACCTAGAGGACGGCCTCCACCGCGCCCTCCGGGCCGCTCTGGTGCAGAAGCGTCCCGTGCTGCACGCCCGCGTACTCGAGCTTCCGGACTGA
- a CDS encoding LytR C-terminal domain-containing protein gives MAADDHYGESTEARARRRRSIITFSLVILMLFFAVWYALSYIRADETRETSPTTSSSTTSCDLTPEEVEVNVYNATDRPGLAAQVAKGLRGRGFEVKTVANDPKRAELTGLGELRHGTAGKAGADLVDEHVGSFARKVDERTRTNVDVVLGPTFDGLVDKESVPDC, from the coding sequence ATGGCCGCCGACGACCACTACGGGGAGTCCACCGAGGCCCGGGCACGGCGCCGCAGGTCGATCATCACCTTCAGCCTCGTCATCCTGATGCTCTTCTTCGCGGTGTGGTACGCGCTGTCGTACATCCGGGCCGACGAGACCCGCGAGACCTCCCCCACGACGTCCTCCTCGACGACCTCGTGCGACCTCACGCCCGAGGAGGTGGAGGTCAACGTCTACAACGCGACCGACCGCCCCGGTCTGGCCGCGCAGGTGGCCAAGGGCCTGCGTGGTCGCGGCTTCGAGGTCAAGACGGTCGCCAACGACCCCAAACGCGCCGAGCTGACCGGTCTGGGCGAGCTGCGCCACGGGACCGCGGGCAAGGCGGGCGCCGACCTCGTCGACGAGCACGTCGGCTCCTTCGCGCGCAAGGTGGACGAACGGACCCGGACGAACGTCGACGTCGTCCTCGGCCCCACGTTCGACGGCCTGGTGGACAAGGAGTCGGTCCCCGACTGCTGA
- the idi gene encoding isopentenyl-diphosphate Delta-isomerase: MSSTTRTSTQGPPRDEVVLLDAEGRPVGTAPREDVHGEDTPLHLAFSCYVHDEAGRVLLTRRALVKRAWPGVWTNSFCGHPRPGEDPEAAVHRYAQKELGLRVTGLRPILPDFRYRAVDVSGIVENEVCPVYAARAVDGVRANPDEVVDHTWLTGAELAAAVDAAPWALSPWLREQWEQLGALQLDTWGEPAPGSTS; encoded by the coding sequence ATGAGCAGCACGACCAGGACATCGACGCAGGGACCACCACGCGACGAGGTCGTCCTCCTCGATGCGGAGGGCCGACCCGTGGGGACCGCGCCGCGAGAGGACGTCCACGGCGAGGACACCCCGCTGCACCTCGCCTTCTCCTGCTACGTCCACGACGAGGCAGGACGGGTGCTCCTCACCAGGCGTGCCCTCGTCAAGCGGGCGTGGCCGGGTGTGTGGACCAACTCCTTCTGCGGCCACCCCCGACCGGGCGAGGACCCGGAGGCCGCGGTGCACCGGTATGCGCAGAAGGAGCTGGGCCTGCGCGTCACGGGGCTGCGCCCGATCCTGCCGGACTTCCGCTACCGCGCGGTCGACGTCTCCGGGATCGTGGAGAACGAGGTCTGCCCGGTCTACGCCGCTCGCGCCGTGGACGGGGTCCGCGCGAACCCGGACGAGGTCGTGGACCACACGTGGCTGACCGGGGCCGAGCTGGCCGCCGCCGTGGATGCCGCGCCCTGGGCGTTGAGCCCCTGGCTGCGCGAGCAGTGGGAGCAACTGGGAGCATTGCAGCTGGACACGTGGGGAGAGCCGGCCCCCGGCTCGACGTCCTGA
- a CDS encoding glycosyltransferase family 2 protein: MSEVSVVIPVRDDAELLRECLRALGRQSEPPLEIIVVDNASSDHSAAVALSHGARVVREPNVGIAYATATGYDAARGAIIARLDADTRPPTDWLERIGTVMAGHPGHEAVTGIGVFHDAPRGLRRLLSVIYLGSYYLLGAAAAGHHVLWGSSMAVRRTAWQRVTHLVHRDLEVHDDFDLALVLGPGAAIVLDPSLVVGVSARSVRGGRQWRRRLGRAFHTLRLNWRDAPPWERWAVTLHLQDTDETRGSHR, from the coding sequence ATGTCTGAGGTCAGTGTCGTCATCCCGGTGCGCGACGACGCAGAGCTGCTGCGGGAGTGCCTCCGCGCCCTGGGCCGGCAGAGCGAGCCACCGCTCGAGATCATCGTCGTGGACAACGCCTCGTCCGACCACTCGGCCGCCGTGGCGCTCTCGCACGGTGCCCGCGTCGTGCGGGAGCCGAACGTGGGTATCGCGTACGCGACGGCGACCGGTTACGACGCCGCCCGCGGGGCGATCATCGCCCGGTTGGACGCCGACACGCGCCCGCCCACCGACTGGCTCGAGCGGATCGGGACCGTCATGGCCGGCCATCCCGGCCACGAGGCCGTGACGGGGATCGGCGTCTTCCACGACGCTCCCCGTGGCCTGCGGCGGCTGCTGTCGGTCATCTACCTCGGCAGCTACTACCTGCTCGGGGCGGCGGCCGCCGGTCACCACGTGCTGTGGGGATCCTCCATGGCAGTGCGCCGCACGGCCTGGCAGCGGGTCACCCACCTCGTGCACCGTGACCTCGAGGTGCACGATGACTTCGACCTGGCCCTGGTGCTCGGGCCGGGGGCCGCCATCGTGCTCGACCCGTCACTCGTCGTCGGGGTCTCGGCGAGGTCCGTGCGAGGTGGTCGGCAGTGGCGCCGACGCCTGGGCCGGGCCTTCCACACCCTCCGCCTCAACTGGCGGGACGCGCCGCCGTGGGAGCGGTGGGCGGTCACGCTCCACCTGCAGGACACCGACGAGACCCGAGGGAGCCACCGATGA